One Methanobrevibacter millerae genomic window carries:
- a CDS encoding ATP-binding cassette domain-containing protein → MLEVKNLKYSYNNDYQALKGVSLKIERGEMVALLGKNGAGKSTLFLHLNGIYEPDEGQVFIDGEELKYDKKSLLKFRQKVGIVFQNPDDQIFAPTVEEDVAFGPLNLKLPMEEVQNRVEEALERVGMSGYEKTAPHHLSGGQKKRVAIAGILAMKPEIMVLDEPTAGLDPQGVTNLSALLKELNEEGITIIISTHEVDLVPDYANRTFVMVDGELIAEGTPKEIFSQPNILEQANLKVPIVTELFQQLEKDGFDMEGDYPLTIDEARYKFLKLINKN, encoded by the coding sequence ATGTTAGAGGTTAAAAATCTTAAATATTCATACAATAACGATTATCAGGCTTTAAAGGGAGTAAGTTTAAAAATCGAAAGGGGAGAAATGGTTGCCCTTTTAGGTAAAAACGGTGCAGGCAAATCCACATTGTTCCTTCATTTGAATGGAATCTATGAGCCGGATGAAGGCCAGGTATTCATTGACGGCGAAGAGCTTAAATACGACAAGAAATCCCTGCTTAAGTTCAGGCAAAAGGTTGGAATCGTATTTCAAAACCCTGATGACCAGATTTTCGCCCCTACAGTTGAGGAGGACGTGGCTTTCGGTCCTTTAAATTTAAAGCTGCCGATGGAAGAGGTTCAAAACAGGGTTGAAGAGGCTCTTGAGCGTGTCGGAATGAGCGGCTATGAAAAGACTGCTCCTCACCATTTAAGCGGAGGCCAGAAGAAAAGGGTCGCAATTGCCGGAATATTGGCCATGAAGCCTGAAATCATGGTTTTGGATGAGCCTACCGCAGGACTTGACCCTCAGGGAGTAACCAACTTGTCAGCATTGCTTAAGGAACTTAATGAGGAAGGAATAACGATTATCATTTCAACCCACGAAGTCGATCTGGTTCCGGATTACGCAAACAGGACTTTTGTCATGGTTGATGGAGAGTTGATTGCTGAAGGAACTCCCAAAGAGATATTTTCACAGCCTAATATCCTGGAACAGGCCAATCTTAAGGTTCCTATCGTAACGGAGCTTTTCCAGCAGTTGGAAAAGGACGGCTTTGACATGGAAGGAGACTATCCTTTGACAATCGATGAGGCCAGATATAAGTTTTTAAAGCTTATCAACAAAAACTAA
- the cbiQ gene encoding cobalt ECF transporter T component CbiQ: protein MKFDMDYIAHNNALTESNPYVKLFLTIILLIVTLALDNLYFDLFIFIVMSFVILVIAKINYKSYLKFLSIPMAFLIITCLFLIFFFGSGEIIYRTGIFGIVVTKDSLHYGVYTFARVMGCLPCLGFLALTTPIAKILHCLGELKVPKVVIEIALLMYNTIFIFLNEIDTMQKAQQTRLGYHSYMNSFKSLGALASTIFLRSLDKSETMQNALDSRGYDGELPVYKPKN from the coding sequence ATGAAATTTGATATGGATTACATAGCCCACAATAACGCTTTAACGGAATCAAACCCTTATGTTAAACTCTTTTTGACAATAATCTTGCTGATTGTAACCTTGGCTCTGGATAATCTGTATTTCGATTTGTTTATATTTATTGTAATGTCTTTTGTTATACTGGTTATAGCAAAAATCAATTATAAATCCTATTTGAAATTCCTATCAATTCCAATGGCATTTCTTATAATAACATGTCTGTTTTTAATTTTCTTCTTTGGAAGCGGAGAAATAATCTATAGAACCGGAATATTTGGGATAGTAGTTACTAAGGATTCCCTGCATTACGGGGTTTACACGTTTGCCCGTGTTATGGGATGTTTACCTTGTTTGGGCTTTTTAGCGCTCACTACACCAATTGCAAAAATATTGCATTGTTTAGGTGAATTAAAAGTTCCTAAAGTCGTAATTGAAATTGCCCTTCTGATGTACAATACAATATTTATATTCCTGAATGAAATAGATACAATGCAGAAGGCACAGCAAACAAGACTTGGATATCATTCCTATATGAATTCATTCAAATCATTAGGCGCTCTTGCAAGTACGATATTTTTAAGATCTCTTGATAAAAGCGAAACGATGCAGAACGCTCTTGATTCAAGAGGATATGACGGTGAACTTCCAGTTTATAAACCAAAAAATTGA
- a CDS encoding energy-coupling factor ABC transporter substrate-binding protein has protein sequence MEKTTLIILAVICIVIFLAPLIMYNGHGEDDGYFGGADDAAGEAVEKTGFQPWFSSIWEPPSGEIESLIFALQAAIGAIIIGYFFGLWRGQSKGDE, from the coding sequence ATGGAAAAAACAACATTAATTATATTAGCTGTAATCTGTATAGTTATCTTCCTTGCACCATTAATAATGTATAATGGTCATGGAGAAGATGACGGATACTTTGGTGGAGCAGATGACGCTGCAGGTGAAGCTGTTGAAAAAACTGGTTTTCAACCTTGGTTTTCATCTATTTGGGAACCTCCTAGCGGAGAAATAGAAAGTTTAATATTCGCTCTTCAAGCTGCTATAGGAGCAATCATTATCGGTTACTTCTTTGGATTATGGAGAGGACAATCTAAAGGAGATGAATAA